Part of the uncultured Desulfobacter sp. genome, CAGGAGAAAATTTATCCAGGGTTCTGAAAGAACGGGGATCCAGAGAAGATCGGCCAATACAGATGTGTGATGCTCTGTCCAGGAATCTGCCAAAAGGTTTTGAATCGATATTATGCAATTGTCTCGTGCATGGACGCCGTAACTTTGTCGACGTCATGGACGATTTCCCTGAGGAGTGTGACCATGTAATTGATACAGTGGCTAAAATTTATGAGCACGATCATAAGGTAAAGGAGCAAGGCCTGGACGATGCTCAACGCCTTCAATATCATCAAACCCACAGCGGTCCACTGATGCGGGCGCTTAAAGTATGGCTGGAAGACAAGTTTGAAAACAAAGAAGTAGAACCCAACTCCAGTCTGGGCAAGGCCATATCATATATGTTGAATCACTGGCAGGAATTGACCCGTTTCCTGGAGATCCCTGGAGCACCGCTGGATAATAATCTTTGCGAACAATTGCTGAAAAAGTCGATTCTGCACCGAAAAAATTCATTATTTTATAAAACCGAACACGGTGCCTATATTGGCGACCTGTTCATGAGCCTGATACATACCTGCAACCTGCAAAATATAAATCCCTTTGAATACCTGACCGCGCTACAGAAGCACTCTTCCGAGATCTTCCAAAACCCTTCTGACTGGTTGCCGTGGTCATTTGAAAACACAATCGCTAAAAAATCAGGGGAAACAACTGATAATCTCTAAAACGACCTTTTAGCCAATCCAGTATGTTTTGAGACACATTTTTGCACTGCAAACTATCCCTCATCGCCTTACACACTGTTTTTTTGGATCGGGTCTGTTTTGAATGTTATCTTAATTTTTTTGATTTACACAGGCTTGCCGAAAGGACACGTTCGCCATTGGGTCATCCCGGCTTAAACGCGTTGGGGATCTCTTTTATTTCCACGGTGGTGTCGGTCATTAGGGCCGCACCCCGGGCAATGTTTTCAAATCGATCCCGCATGACTGACAGTACATCAGGGTCAAAATCATGAAGGAAGAAGGAAATACCGGTTACTGCTCTCCTTCACCGCTACCCGGGGAATGGGTTTGATGAACTGCTGGCGCAGGCTGTAGGTGTATGCCCCCTGGGCCGGGATCATGAGTATGTCGTTTTCTTTGATGGCCGAGCCGAAATAGGCATATCCCCATACATCATGGGGGGTACAAAGGGCGCCCAGGATATGACACTCTTTTTCGGACAGGCCGGGCCGGGTCAGGTTGATGACCGGGCAGTAATCGGTTTCATACCGCTCCCAGCCCACGGTGTTGCCGCCGGCATCGGTGATGACCAGGCCCTTTTCTTTACAGTCCACCACCTGGATGAGGATGTGCATGACATCATTGCAGATCCAGCGGCCCGGCTCAAAACAGATCCGGCACGGGGTCAACGGCAGGATGTGTTCTTTAATGGCCGTTGACAGCTCCTTGGCAAACAGGTCAATGGATGATCCCGGGTCAATTGTATAGCGCCGGGGCTCGTCCGATAAAAGCCATTCCCCCTGGGCCGGCCAGTAGCCGCCGCCGATATCAATGAATTGGACTGCATCCAGAAACTGCCGTGGCATGGTGGACAGGATCTCACCCAGTTTTCGGATAAACGCGGTCTGTCTGTCCGGGGTAAGATTCCAGGAGGAGTGGAACTGCAGTCCCTGGAAATCCAGGCAGCCAAGGTTCTGGATCTCTCGGAACCCAGACAGCAGATTTTCCGGCAGAATCCCGAACTTGCGCCACAACCCTTCGGGATTATTGTTCAGGCGCAATCCCACGGGCATCCGGGTCTGCGTTTTTTCAAGCACCGCTGCCAGCCGTTTTGCCTCTCCGATGCTGTCCAGCAGAATCACCACCCGGTCCGGGTACCGGGCCGCAAGTTCCAGCTCCGGAACGGTTTTGCCCGGCCCGCTGAATATAATGGCGGCCGCCCCCAGTTCCAGGGCCACGGAGAGCTCTACGCCGCTGGAGACATCCAGCCCGAATCCATGTTTGAGCAGATGCCCGGAAAGATAGGGCAGATTGTTGCTTTTCATGGCGTAAAAAAATGCGGTTTCCGGCAGGCGGTGGCTGAACGCCGCCCTGAACTGGGCGGCTTTCCTGGCCAATACATCGGTTTCCAGAATGTACAGGGGAGAACCGAACCTTTTGGCGATATCCAGGTACACCCCCTTATTTTTGACATAGGGGGTGATAAACTCGATGGCTTTTTCCCTGGAGAGAAGGGCGGTTGTGCCGGTTGCTTGCGTGTTGGCTGTGAGCATGTCTATTCCATTTCAATGTCGATACGTTTGGCGAGCAACAGGCTTTCCGTCTCGAAAAATTTGTGTCGGTTCGGTTTTATGATTATGTGTCCTAAAAGCCATGAATCATAGTCCTGGGGCGGCATGGTCACTTTGTGCCCCGGGGATCGAGTCAGGTGTATCTTTTTGACCCGGCTGTCGTTTGCCAGGCTTTCTGTTTTAATATGTTTTAACACGCCGTCTTTTCGGGCATGGATGCGGAAGGCCACCAGGGGCGTGTACGGCTCTTTTTTTTCATTTTTCCAGGCACAGCCCGCCGCCGCATCCAGGGTTAACCCGAGAATGTCGAGGTTGCCTGCTTCTTTGATCAAAAAGGGCAGACAGTCGCCACCGGGACGCGGTGTCATCTCTATGAGAACAGCTTCTCTGTTTCGCAGGATAAAATCCACCATGCACACGCCGGTCTTAATGCCCAATGCCCTGGCCGCCATGTAAAACAGGTCGGCCAGTATGTCATTGCCGGGCATTTTGCCATCCTTATCGTCTTCCGGGCAGATGGCATATCCGGAGATGGTGCCGAAGGGGCGGCTGTCCACCTTTATTTTCCGGGTTTTGCGCAGGATCACGGCCCGGTCTTCTTCCATGAGAAAATCACAGGAGAATTCAGGGCCGGCCACCCACTCTTCAGCCAGCATCTGGAATGAACCCACATCCGTGGGTTTAAACAATGGGTTTCCGGATCGTGTTGCCAGGCCGTCTGCCACCGCCTTGAATGCGGCCTTGCATTCTTTTCGGGTGGTGCATTTGAATACAAGTTCGCTGCCTGAACCACAAAAGGGTTTGAGCACGATGCCGCCCGGTGCCTGTTCCAGGAAGTTTAACACTTCGGCTTCTGTGTTGACCGGGCAGGCTCGGGGGCAAGGAATCCGGTTATATCGCCAAAATTGCTTTGAGATGAATTTATCCCTGCTGTTTTTTATGGCTTCAACATTGGGATAGGGCAACCCCATCTTTTTTGCCAGAAGGGATGCGGTCTCCATGGATTCGCAATCAAAGCAGGCAATGCCGGAAAGGGTTATGCCAAAGGCCTCTTTGTGGCGGTCTATCGCCTGGACTGCAGCATTAACCTCGCAGATGGGGCATAAAATTTCCTCTCCATTGTCCGGACAGGGCTCTGGGGCATTTTCACGAACCTTGGGCTCTGTGAGAAAAAGTGCCTGTCCGGGGCGGATGTTTCTGACCCATTCAATGTAGTCGGATGTGGTGCCCACCACCAGTACCTTGTTTGTTTCAGACTCAGACTGCTTTTCGGCCATATTGGCTCCCATGGAAAACAACCGTGTCCGGCTGGGTGTGAATCTCATATGACGGTCTGGGGCTCAGGCGAAACCGTTCTTTCCAGTTAAAACTGCCGCACAGAAAATCAACGGCTTCCAGCCTGTTGTGGCAGGCCCATTCCAGGTGGTGCAGGTTAATCACTTTGGCAATACCCATAAAATCCGGGTGTGTGCCGCCGGCCACAACCGTGTAAGTGTTGTTGAAGACTGCGCCCATGTCCACGGCTGCAATTTTTTCTTCCACGATGGCGGTGGTAATCCTGAGCATCCCCATATCCTGAAGATATTGGGCAAGCCGCTCAAAAGAGCGGTAAAACCGGGCGTCACTGAAGTAGGAGTCCGATGTAAATGCTGCCATGTTCAAGCGGAACATTTCAACCAGATCCGGCTGATGATTATAGCGCCACGTGAGTTGCCGCTCCTCAATTTTTTTTACATCCGCCTTGAGCTTTTTTCTGGTTTTCCCGGGAAATGCCAGCCAGAAGTTGTCCATGGAAAAGTCATGCATCCGGGGGTAGAACAGGTAACCTGTCTCGTCGAGTCCGGCCCGTTCTATTTTGTCAAACAGCGGATTGAAACGCAGATACCTTAAATTTAAAGGGCCGGGCACGGAGTCACACAATGCCTGGAATACTTCCGGAGAGTGTGCAAAAAACCGGTTCTGCTCCAGCCATGTTTTGCCTTTCCAGGTTTCGCCGGGAAAGAAAACGTATTCACCGGTCTCTTCAACCAGACTTAACGGCAGAAACCCCACAACCTGGCCTTTGTCTTCGACGATATGGAAACTTAAAGGCCTTTTGAATGCGGCGTTAAAACATTGTCTGACGGCCCAAAGATCAAATATGTCCTGGACCGGCCAGTATTTTTCCCAGGCCTGCCGGCAACCTTCCGGATCTGTTATAATAATAGATTTCACTGTCATCCACCTAATGCCGGTAAGTTACGTTGATTCTGGCGGTTTTTCCGCCGAAATAGTTCTGGGAAAATTCCCGGACCACTTCAGGGTCATATGCCTTGCATGAGAATACATCCAGGTATGTGGCATTGCTCTGGTTGGCAAAATGGGCGGAGATCAGTGAGGTCTCAATGAGTTGGACCATTGAAAACCCGGCCACTTTTTCATCTTCACCAAAATGCACCACCTGGGTCTCCCCAAAGCGTTTCATTTCAATCAGGTCACACAATTCGACAACAAATCGTTTGATCAGTTCGGCATCTCTGATTTTTTCAGGGTCGCAGTCATAGATGTCGATGGCGGAGGCAATGCCCCATACATCAGGGGCGGTGTCAATCTGGATTACTTGTGCAGCGGTCATTGTTTTTTCTCCTTAAAATTGGGGGGCTACCATTTCTCTCTGGTCTCGGCCGGGCGTTTGGATTGTTTGTTCAGTTTTTTTCGGCGCTTCTGGTCTTCTTTCTGGTCTTCCCAGTCGTAATCTTCATCATAGCTTTCTTTGAATTTTGGACTCTTGCCTTTGTTGCGGCTGAACTTTTCCCTGGTCATGACTTCCTTTTCCTCGTTGGTTTTGGCCGGCTGTTTTGGCCGGGTGGTTTTTGTTCCAGCATCCCTATAGCAACCTGTGTGCCAAAAATATTTTAAAAAATAAAATCAATAAATACAGATGCTTATATTTTTATTGTAACGCTTATGCCGAATTTTTCAGTAAATATTTACTTAAATATGAAGAATGAAGATTTTTGGGTTTAAAATGGTAAATTTTAACCGATTTCGGTGTGGGCTTATAAATTCAAATAGACAAAATATAAAGTGCATTGCCGGTTATTTTAAATTTGTATATACTTCAGGAGTTTTTATAAAACAGTAATATTTTACCGGAAATGGAATACGCTTTTTATGCTGATTCGACTGGCATGTGCCATCAAAGAGTCAAAAATACGCACCGAACTTGCGAACAGGCTGGCGGAACAGGATGTTCAGCTTCAGTTTTTTAAACCCAGCACCGTCTCCTGGCAGGCCCTTGCCAGAAGCTGTGCCGATGTGTTTATTGTCAGCAGTCCCGCAATCCCCAAACCTGTTGAATCCAGTATCTCGCTGCTCAATGACCTGCCCGAAGCGCCCATGACCATTGTGCTGCACAACCGGGAGTCTTCCGAAGAGCATGCCAATCTGCTGGCCTCGGGTGTTGATGTGGTGCTTTATTCAGGCATTCCCATGGACAGTCTTTTGGAAGCCCTTGACACCACATTGGAGTCCAGACGTCAGTTTTATTATGCGGAACGGTTTGACCGGCGGGGGCGTTTTTTGCCCCGGCTTAACGACTTTACCTCCAACAGCCGGGAGATGCAGGTGTTTCTGGATGAAACCCGCCAGGTGGTCTCCAGTGATGCCACCATACTGTTATTGGGTGAGACCGGTGTGGGAAAAGAGCATCTGTCCAAGGCCATTCATGCCGACAGCCACAGGTCCACAGGGCCTTTCATTGCCATCAATATGGCAGCCATTCCCGAACAGCTGATGGAAAGTGAGCTGTTCGGGCATGAGCAGGGGGCCTTTACCGGGGCGGTGCGCTCCCGGCGGGGGGCATTTGAGCTGGCCCACGGCGGAACGATTTTTTTGGATGAGATCGGTGAGATGCCTCTGCAGATGCAGACCAAACTGCTGCGGGTACTCCAGGAACTTGAATTTACGCCGGTGGGCGGTGAAAAACCGGTGTGGGTGGATGTCCGGGTGATTGCGGCCACCAACAAGGACCTCGAGGAAGAGGTGGAAAGGGGAACGTTCCGAAAAGATCTCTATTACCGGCTCGGGGTGATTTCATTAACGCTTCCGCCTTTACGGCAGCGTAAAGAGGATATTCCCTCACTGACCAATCATTTTTTAACCATGAATCAGCAAAAATTCGGCAGAAATCTCAAACGATTTTCCCAGCCGGCCATGGAGGCCCTGTGCCGCTACCACTGGCCGGGTAATATCCGGGAATTGATGAACGTGATTGAACGGGCGGTTTTGCTGTGCAAGTCTGATATGATTACCCTTGAAGAACTGCCGTCGGTTTTCCACAACACCAAACCCGTCCGGGTGGGTGATGGTGAGTCGGGGCTTTGCCTGCCCCGGGAATGGGACACCATGACCCTGCCCCAGGTCCGGGAGGCCGTGTGTGACCAGGTGGAAGCGTTGTATCTGGCCATGGTGCTCGATAAAACCCGTGGTAAAATTGGGGAGACGGCAAAGATTGCAGGTATTCATCCCAGGGGGCTGTATGCCAAAATGAAAAAACTGGGACTGGATAAAGCAGAATTTAAGACCAAAGGATAGATGTTCATGTATTCACCATTTCATTACCAGATCAGCGAGTATGACTGCGTACCCACAGCCATCACCAATGCCGTCTCTTTTTTGTTTCAACGCAAGGAAATTCCCCCCATGGTGATCCGGCATATTTACCTTTACTGCCTGGATACGGTGGGCCGGGATTCCCGGTTCGGTGTGGGCGGAACCAGCAAATATGCCGTACGCCTGGTGGGCAACTGGCTTAATTCCTACCGGATCAAGGCGTTTTCCGTTGCCACGCAGTTTCTGGAAAAAGAAGCGGTTTCCCTGGAATCGGGCGGGCAGATCGAATCCTGTCTGTCCGAAGGCGGGGTGGTGCTGTGCAATATCCTTTTAACCCCCCGTGATGAACATTATCTGATGGTAACGGCCATGGATGAAGAATGGATCTACTGCTTTGACTCCTACCGCAGGCAATCCATCCGGGGCATGAAGGGCATGGCCCGGGTGATTGACGGCGGGGACGGCCGGTCTGCCAACCTTAAAATAAGACGGAACTGGGCCGGGCAGGATGAGGTGAAACGGTTTTGTCTGGGGCCCATGACGATGCGTGAAAGTCTTTTAATCCGGCGAACCTAAGCCGGGATAATTGTCTGGAAAAAAAGGAAATGGATTTATGAAAAGCACATTGCATATCACAAGCGGTGACATGGCTGGAGAACTCTTGACGAAAAGTGCCATTGAAGGTGACGTGTTCGTTTGGCATGACATTCTTTACGATGGCCCGAGAAAACCCGGGTGGCCGGATGATGCCACGCTGGATGCCCGGGCGGGTTTTCTGGCAGATATCACCGGCGGCGGATTGAGCACAGAAAACATTCTTGGGACATTAGAGGCGCAATATGCCAAGCTGAAAACCCTACGCGATTATGATTCGGTGGTGCTTTGGTTTGATGCGTGTCTCTTTGACCAGTCCATGCTTTGTCACATTCTTGCGTGCATGCATTTTCTTGGTCACAAGCATGCCGAGCTTCTCTGCATCGATGCCTTTCCGGGCATTGAGCCCTATCATGGGTTGGGGCAGCTTTCCGCCGACCAACTGGCGTCCATGTACAGCCAACGCCAACCCTTAACGTCCGCGCAGTTTGTTTTTGCAGGCCGTGTTGACTGCGCTTTTGCATGCCAGGACCAGGACGCGTTTAGAAAACTGGCCCGGGCCGATGCCGATGCTCCGTTGCCCTGGATTCCGGCAGCTGTAGCGCGTTGGATGGCGGAGTCTCCTGATGAGGAGACCGGGCTGGGGCAACTCGAAAAATGGGCAATTGAGGCAATATGTTCCGGGATCGAAAGCCCCCAGGATATTTTTACGTTTGTTGCTGAACGGGATACGCCGCCGCAATACTGGGGTGATGTCACGCTTTGGGCGAAAATCAATGCATTGGCAGGCAGGGAGCCGCCGCTGGTCAAGATTGAAGGGCCGGAACCAAGGTTGCCCCAATGGGGAGGTCTCGGCGATTTAAATCTGTTTCGAGTCCTTCCACATCAATGACGCTCAGGTCTGAATCGCCTGTTTTTTTGGGGGGTGATTCTATTGTCGGGGGCAATCCCCTGTGGTTGCCCTCGTTAGGGCAGGCACAGGGGCCTGCCCCTACAGCTGCCGACGTTAGAACCATTCCCGTTTTTGAGTTGCCGGACATCCCGGGTCCGAATTTGTTTTCGAACGAAAAGTCAGTCATTTGCTGTTATGCAGCCGGCAACTTTTCGTTCGAATATGTGTTCTGTTCAGGTGTGAATTAAGATAAGAGGGCCTCCAGCCGCTCCTGGTCTTCCTTGCATGAGATGCACTTGGATGTCACAGGACGGGCTTCAAGCCGTTTGAGGGAGATCTCTTCGCCACAGATATCACAATAGCCATAGGTGCCGTCTTCAATTCTCTTGAGTGCGTCTTTGATTTTTTTGATCAGCCTGCTCTTGCGGCTGTGCAGGCGCAGGTTCATGGTGCGGTTGATATCGGCTGCGGTGGAATCAATGATCTCCGTATCCCTGCTGCATTCCAGTATCAGTTCCGACACGGCGGAGTCTGCTTGATCCAGCAGTTCTTTCATGGAGATATTCAGTATGTGTTGAAAACGGGCCAGATCGTCATCTGTGATGTGGGGTCTGTCGATTACTTGAGTGCTCATTTTTTTACTCCCAGGCATGGGTAAGGCCGCTTAATTGTGGATTGGGATGGATGGTGTCCGAATTTCTTTTTCATGCGGTAACCGTTTTTACCCGGTAACAGTTACGGCCGTGTATACGGGCCATCAACGCGACGTATAGCAATATCAATGCCAGGAACGATTTAGTTGAACCACCGGTAGGGCCAAGTCCCCAGCCAAGGCTGATTAACCGCTACTGAGCGATATGAAACGCCTGGTTTTGCCGTGTCATTCTGAGATATACAGGAACTTTTAATTCTGGTTTTAAAGATATTTGTTCTGTTTTAAGAATTGTGTGGTCTTTTTTGGGCTTTATCATAAGAATGGCCATGTTTTGTAGGGGCAACCCCTGTGGTTGCCCCCGTTAGGGCAGGCACAGAGACCTGCCCTACAATGGCCGACGTTAGAACCAAGCCCATTAAATTTGTTCAAGGATTTTTCGGGCCTCATCCGCCCCTTTAAAATCTTTGTTCAGCTCAAGTGCTTTTCTCAGATGTTTTTTCGCATTGACGTAATCCCATTTCTTATTGTAAGCCAGGCCCAGGTGAAAGTTGAAAATCGGATTTTTAGGTTCTTTTTCAACGCAGTTGGTAAACTCCTGGATGGCGGAATCATAGAGCTCTTTTTTGTAGTAGATCCAGCCCAGGGTATCCATGATGGCCGGAATTTCTCCGCTTAGTTCCTTGGCCTTTCTGGCCATGTCCAGGGCCCTGTTCATCTCTATGTTCTGCTCGGCATAGAAAAAAGCCAGGTTGTTCAGGGCCGGAACATATTCGGGATTCAGCTCAAGCACTTTTTCGTACTGGGCCTTTGCCAGGTCATTTTCACCTTTTTTTTCGTAAAATACCCCAAGCTGAAAATGGGGCTCGATCTGATCCGGACGCTGGGCCAGCAGGTTTTTATAGGTCTCAAGCTCCTTTTCACTGTTTTCTTCCCGGTTGTAGATCCTGGCCAGGGAGAGGTAGGGTTGCGTGAATTTAGGATTGGACCGGATGGCCAGTTCAAAGGCCTGTTTTGCTGCCTCCGGCTTTTCAAGTGCCATGAAAAGATTGCCCTTGAGTCCCTGGATAATGGAGACCACAACGGGCGAGGGGTCCTGCATGGCGTCAATGTGGGCATCACACCGGTCCAGGGCCGTCTGATATTTTTTTTCTGAACTGTACAACCGGATCATGTTGATAAACACATCCATAAGGTTGGGGTTGATGGCCAGGGCTTTGTCATAAATTGCCAATGCCTTTTCAGGCTTTTTGTCCAGGATGAAAAGATTGCCGAGCCTGAACAGGGCCGCCGGATTTTCAGGGTGATCCTGGACCAAGGCTTCATACACGGCCTGGGCTTGCTGGTTCTTTTGCCGGGCGGCGTAAAGATTGCCCTTGAGCAGGAGGGCTCCATAGTTTTTCGGGCTCAGTTTTAATGCCTTATCAATTTCAGAGTCGGCCAGAAAATAGTCACCCTGCTTAAAATAAATATCCGCCATCATGATTCTTGCGCGGAGATGATAGGGGTTTTTTTCCAGGGTTTTGGCGATATAGGTCATGGCCTGATCTGATTTCTTGTCGGCTGTCAGCACCGACCCCATTAAAAAATTGTACCGGGCGGAGTCCGGCTCCTCTTTTAGCAGGGACAATATAATTTCTTGGGCCTGTTCCGATTTTTTCTGGGCGGCTAAAAGTTTTGCTTTGACGAATTTGGCCTGGGGAAAGTCGGGACGGGCTGCCAGCACCTCATCAATTAAATTTTGGGATTTTTCATACTCCTGGTGAAGGAAATAAAAGTCTGCATAGGCGGTTTTCAAGCCCGCATGTTCCGGATCAATGTCCAAAGCCTTTTTGATAAACCCCTCTGCTTTATCCGGCTGCTCACTGGCATTGTAAAACCGGGCAATGAGCATATAGGGCAGCGGATTGTCCGGAGCCAGTTCAATGGCTTTTAAAAAGGATTGTTCTGCCTGGCTGTTTTCGTTCCGGGCGGCCTGGAAGTTGGCCAGCATGATCCTGGGTTCAACCGCCTCGGGTTTTCGAGAGATCAGATTGTCCAGGACAGTCCGGGCTTTGTCGTAGGACTTTTGGGCCAAAAAGTACCTGAATACAGCCTGGTTGAGGTTTAAATCCTCCGGTGCCGTTTCAAGGGCTTTTTCCAGCATGGCCTGGGCTTTGCCGGAATCCTTTTGGGCCTGGTAGATTCTTGCAAGGACCAGCATGGCTTTGGTTTCCCGGGAATCCAGTGAAAGAATTTGTTCATAGATCTCCGCCAGGGTATCCAACGGCTCTTTTTTACTGCCCAGAATACCGGCTTTCAGATAGAGCGCTTGGATATTTTCCGGGTCGGCCGTAAGCACCTGGGTCACTCTTGTTTCTGCTTCAGGCCATTTTTTTGCCAAAACCAGGAACGAGGCGAGTTGAAGTTTGGTCTCAAGATTATCGGGTTCCAGCTGTTCCAGCCGTAAAAATGCGTTAAAGGCCTCCTGGGCTTTTTTCTCTTCCAAGTAGATGCGGGCCAGAAGATGATAGGCTTCTGCGGAGTCCGGCAGCAGTTTGACCGCGTTTTTCAACTGAATTTCGGCCTTGGCATATTCCTGCTGGTCAAAATAATTTTTACCGTCTTGGATATAGGTGTCGGCGTTTTGCTGGTCAGAGGCGCAACCGCCAAGGACGAGACTCAGAATTAATAGAAAAGGTAAAAAACGGCTCATGTTTTCCTCCTGAACGGTTGATGGCGCCATTATGCATAACAATAGACCCGGATGCATTGATGCCGGTAACGATTATATTAACAGCAAAACAAAGAATTGATGGCTGCCTGCCTGTGGTTTGAAATATCTTAGTGTACCTTCATGGGTCAGTGCAATCTCTTTTTTAAATACCTTTCGACCTGCTGGGCGGTTTCAAAATTTAAAACCGTTTGGGCCATCTTTTCTGCCTGGTACACGGTGCCGTGGCGGATGGCGGATTTTACGCCGGGGATATTGGGGGCACTCATGCTCAGTTCATCTATACCCAAACCGATGAGCACAGGTGCTGCCAGGGGATTGCCGGCCAGTTCGCCGCATAGCCCCACCCATATTCCGGCCTTGCGGGCAGCCTTGACGGTTTGGGACACCATTCTGAGCACCGCCGGATGCAGGGCATTGACCAGGTGATTGACCTGCCGGTTTCCACGGTCGGCACCCATCAGATACTGGGTTAGATCATTGGAACCGATGCTGAAAAAATCCGCCCTGGCGGCCAGCTGGTCTGCAACGGCCACGGCAGAGGGCACTTCAATCATCAGCCCCACCTCAATATGTTCATCAAAAGGTGTTCCGGCTGTTTTCAGATCCTGGACGACCTCATCCAGAATCGCCTTGGCTGCATCAAATTCCTCCGGGGTACTGATCATGGGAAACATCATTTTGATATTGTGGCCGTTACCGGCTTTGAGGATGGCCCGCAACTGGGTTTTAAATATTTGGGGATTGGCCAGGCAGAAACGAATGCCCCTCAGGCCCAGAAACGGATTGGTTTCGTTTGCCATATCCAGATAGGGAACGGCCTTGTCCGCCCCCACGTCTAACGTTCGAATCACCAGGGGCCGGGCCTGCATGGCATCGGCTACCCGGCAATAGGCTTGACATTGTTCGGCTTCGGAAGGGGGGTGCGATCGTCCTAAAAACAGGTATTCCGTTCTGAACAGTCCCACCCCTTCGGCCCCGTAATCCAGGGCTTGTTCGGTATCATGGGGCCCGCCGATATTGGCAACGACTTTAATGGTTCTGGGATTTGGGCCCATGGTGGATGCCGGTGTCCGGGCAAGGACCTTGGCCTGGTGCTGCTGGTTGCGCCATTTGTTGCGCAAGGTCTTGAATTCTGCCAGTTGGGGTTGCGTGGGGTGGGGCCAGACCCGTCCCCGGGTGCCGTCCACGGCGATGATTTGATCTTCAGGCCATGTGAGTATATCTTCGCCTAGTCCCACAATGGCAGGGATACCCAGGGCCTTGGCTACAATGGCGCTGTGGGAGGTGGCGCCGCCAAGGGTTGTACAGATGGCCAGTACGTTATCCGGATTCAATTGAACCGTATCCGAGGGGGTTAACTCTTGTGCCACCAGGATGACAGGGTGCTCAAACGTTAACGGTGCCGAATTATGGTCAATAAGGTGTCGCAACACGCGTCGGCCCACATCAATGACATCGGCTGCCCGTTCATGAAGATAGAGATCCTCAAGTTCACGGTACTTTGCGGTCATGGCATCTATGGCTTCCCGCCAGGCCGATGCTGGGTTGCATCTCCGGGTCAATATCTTCTCTTGGGTTGCATCCCGCAGGGCCGGATCATCCAGGAACATTTTCTGGGCATCAAAAATGGCCGCTTCCTTGGTGCCTATTTTCTGGGCAGCCTGGTTTTTCAACTGCTCAAGTTCCCGTTTCGCCCGGGAGAGGGCAGTCTGAAATTTTTCGATTTCCCCCTGGGGATCCTGAACCTGCCGGGTCTCAACCTCGGGCATCCGGGTACGGTAATGAACCACAGGTCCAACGGCGATACCGGGAGAGGCCGGAATGCCTGGGACCGCCCCTGGGATATCTTCCGGGGTATCGTTTGCCAACGCCGTTGCTTCGGGCGTTACCGGTGACGTTTTTGGGTCTTTTTCTCCGAATTTGTTTTCAGTCAGGGCGCTTAAGG contains:
- a CDS encoding sigma-54 dependent transcriptional regulator; this encodes MLIRLACAIKESKIRTELANRLAEQDVQLQFFKPSTVSWQALARSCADVFIVSSPAIPKPVESSISLLNDLPEAPMTIVLHNRESSEEHANLLASGVDVVLYSGIPMDSLLEALDTTLESRRQFYYAERFDRRGRFLPRLNDFTSNSREMQVFLDETRQVVSSDATILLLGETGVGKEHLSKAIHADSHRSTGPFIAINMAAIPEQLMESELFGHEQGAFTGAVRSRRGAFELAHGGTIFLDEIGEMPLQMQTKLLRVLQELEFTPVGGEKPVWVDVRVIAATNKDLEEEVERGTFRKDLYYRLGVISLTLPPLRQRKEDIPSLTNHFLTMNQQKFGRNLKRFSQPAMEALCRYHWPGNIRELMNVIERAVLLCKSDMITLEELPSVFHNTKPVRVGDGESGLCLPREWDTMTLPQVREAVCDQVEALYLAMVLDKTRGKIGETAKIAGIHPRGLYAKMKKLGLDKAEFKTKG
- a CDS encoding TraR/DksA C4-type zinc finger protein, with protein sequence MSTQVIDRPHITDDDLARFQHILNISMKELLDQADSAVSELILECSRDTEIIDSTAADINRTMNLRLHSRKSRLIKKIKDALKRIEDGTYGYCDICGEEISLKRLEARPVTSKCISCKEDQERLEALLS
- a CDS encoding tetratricopeptide repeat protein, whose amino-acid sequence is MSRFLPFLLILSLVLGGCASDQQNADTYIQDGKNYFDQQEYAKAEIQLKNAVKLLPDSAEAYHLLARIYLEEKKAQEAFNAFLRLEQLEPDNLETKLQLASFLVLAKKWPEAETRVTQVLTADPENIQALYLKAGILGSKKEPLDTLAEIYEQILSLDSRETKAMLVLARIYQAQKDSGKAQAMLEKALETAPEDLNLNQAVFRYFLAQKSYDKARTVLDNLISRKPEAVEPRIMLANFQAARNENSQAEQSFLKAIELAPDNPLPYMLIARFYNASEQPDKAEGFIKKALDIDPEHAGLKTAYADFYFLHQEYEKSQNLIDEVLAARPDFPQAKFVKAKLLAAQKKSEQAQEIILSLLKEEPDSARYNFLMGSVLTADKKSDQAMTYIAKTLEKNPYHLRARIMMADIYFKQGDYFLADSEIDKALKLSPKNYGALLLKGNLYAARQKNQQAQAVYEALVQDHPENPAALFRLGNLFILDKKPEKALAIYDKALAINPNLMDVFINMIRLYSSEKKYQTALDRCDAHIDAMQDPSPVVVSIIQGLKGNLFMALEKPEAAKQAFELAIRSNPKFTQPYLSLARIYNREENSEKELETYKNLLAQRPDQIEPHFQLGVFYEKKGENDLAKAQYEKVLELNPEYVPALNNLAFFYAEQNIEMNRALDMARKAKELSGEIPAIMDTLGWIYYKKELYDSAIQEFTNCVEKEPKNPIFNFHLGLAYNKKWDYVNAKKHLRKALELNKDFKGADEARKILEQI
- the ptsP gene encoding phosphoenolpyruvate--protein phosphotransferase translates to MIGLVFVSHSAKLAEGVQEIATQMTRGRGMIAVAGGIDDPENPFGTDPVKVKSAIESVYRDDGVLVLMDLGSALLSAEMALELLGPGQAQNVKLCAAPFVEGAVAAAVQASLGASLADVMNEALNALTAKQEQLLPSTIIGSTVPPSQVPAETDSEDIKQTLTILNPKGLHARPAADFVNTASLYRADISVTKGTKTAHANSINQLTTLGAGMGDQIVVRASGPQARQALSALSALTENKFGEKDPKTSPVTPEATALANDTPEDIPGAVPGIPASPGIAVGPVVHYRTRMPEVETRQVQDPQGEIEKFQTALSRAKRELEQLKNQAAQKIGTKEAAIFDAQKMFLDDPALRDATQEKILTRRCNPASAWREAIDAMTAKYRELEDLYLHERAADVIDVGRRVLRHLIDHNSAPLTFEHPVILVAQELTPSDTVQLNPDNVLAICTTLGGATSHSAIVAKALGIPAIVGLGEDILTWPEDQIIAVDGTRGRVWPHPTQPQLAEFKTLRNKWRNQQHQAKVLARTPASTMGPNPRTIKVVANIGGPHDTEQALDYGAEGVGLFRTEYLFLGRSHPPSEAEQCQAYCRVADAMQARPLVIRTLDVGADKAVPYLDMANETNPFLGLRGIRFCLANPQIFKTQLRAILKAGNGHNIKMMFPMISTPEEFDAAKAILDEVVQDLKTAGTPFDEHIEVGLMIEVPSAVAVADQLAARADFFSIGSNDLTQYLMGADRGNRQVNHLVNALHPAVLRMVSQTVKAARKAGIWVGLCGELAGNPLAAPVLIGLGIDELSMSAPNIPGVKSAIRHGTVYQAEKMAQTVLNFETAQQVERYLKKRLH